The Papaver somniferum cultivar HN1 chromosome 3, ASM357369v1, whole genome shotgun sequence genome includes a region encoding these proteins:
- the LOC113358034 gene encoding transcription factor PHYTOCHROME INTERACTING FACTOR-LIKE 15-like isoform X2, with protein MPNSSSHLHHHRFSNKLDSSSTATTQPTRMTYSSAAATDLDFPPENEFVELVCENGQIMMHGQSGSRNRKNLSVGGFSSPSSKKDAAGGGGDVVNSKIGSKFGNMDAAAANDFSAATGGPSSAHHHIGGLNQDDDIGPWLSYPLEDSMQHDYGSDFFSELTGVNLNSLSSSHQTHTAQSQNFGVVPFEIKNTSARYSQMITDSNLSTDTTTATRPRSSSINQLECHNSNSSPRPRASDFSSGDVNQASYRYSKQTPEAAGKVLIPKMQKQDQVPITSTPLGLMNFSYFSRPAALVKANLQGISVAPSAGLSSADRTGSKVKMSGFSSNPVESPLIDLTTSSKGVGGFQNPPVQIVSKVDIDPSTSNPAKELSSAEQSGAISREDASRSTELTDKILRQTSSFAASTNTERPDTDKSVEPPVASSSMCSGNSAGGTSNDYKHSSKRKSREVDESEYQSEDVEEESAGARKQSNARGGSGAKRTRAAEVHNLSERRRRDRINEKMRALQELIPNCNKVDKASMLDEAIEYLKTLQLQVQIMSMGTGMYMPPMMLPTGMQRMPGQHMPHFPHMGVGMGMGMGMGFGMGILDMGSASSMMQVPPMHNMQFPCPPLPGHNNFPTMPGSNLQMFGHPGRGIPMPMPHPSYAPPSEGPYAKSVPVPDVPRTATPAEIPGPASTSSSKDINLQVIQNANVESQQNPKSQDQEAGDGFKLSTLAQRSDQSPPVVATEKSTLPTGMGP; from the exons ATGCCAAATTCATcttctcatcttcatcatcaccgtTTCAGCAACAAACTTGATTCATCATCTACAGCAACAACACAACCCACTCGGATGACttattcttctgctgctgctactgatcTTGATTTCCC ACCTGAGAATGAATTCGTGGAgttagtgtgtgaaaacggtcaAATTATGATGCACGGCCAATCAGGTAGTAGGAACAGGAAGAATTTATCTGTTGGTGGTTTTTCATCTCCTTCATCTAAGAAAGATGCagcaggaggaggaggagatgttGTCAATTCAAAGATTGGTAGTAAGTTTGGTAATATGGATGCTGCCGCCGCCAATGATTTCTCGGCCGCGACTGGAGGGCCTTCTTCGGCACATCATCACATTGGGGGATTGAATCAAGATGATGATATTGGTCCATGGTTGAGTTATCCTCTTGAAGATTCTATGCAACATGATTATGGTTCAGATTTCTTCTCTGAATTGACTGGGGTCAATCTCAATTCCTTGTCTTCCTCTCATCAGACTCACACGGCTCAGTCTCAGAATTTTGGTGTGGTTCCATTTGAAATTAAGAATACTAGTGCTAGATATTCTCAGATGATTACGGATTCCAATTTGTCCACTGACACCACCACAGCAACTAGGCCTAGGAGCAGTAGTATCAATCAGTTAGAATGCCATAATTCGAATTCATCTCCTCGACCAAGAGCTTCAGATTTCAGCAGTGGTGATGTTAACCAGGCATCTTATAGATATTCAAAGCAGACACCAGAAGCAGCAGGTAAAGTGCTTATCCCGAAGATGCAGAAGCAAGATCAAGTTCCCATCACTAGTACTCCTCTGGGTTTGATGAATTTTTCCTACTTTTCGCGCCCTGCTGCACTTGTTAAAGCCAATCTTCAGGGCATCAGCGTTGCACCCAGTGCAGGTTTATCCAGCGCAGATAGGACAGGAAGTAAGGTTAAGATGTCTGGTTTTAGTAGCAACCCTGTCGAGTCCCCTCTCATTGACTTGACGACTAGTTCCAAAGGTGTTGGAGGATTCCAAAATCCACCAGTTCAGATTGTAAGCAAGGTGGATATTGATCCATCAACCAGTAACCCTGCTAAGGAATTGTCCTCTGCTGAGCAGTCTGGGGCAATCTCTCGAGAAGATGCCTCTAGGAGTACTGAGTTGACAGATAAAATTCTTCGTCAAACGTCGAGTTTTGCGGCAAGTACAAACACAGAAAGGCCAGACACTGATAAGAGTGTGGAACCACCGGTTGCATCTTCTTCGATGTGCTCGGGAAACAGTGCTGGAGGAACTTCTAATGATTACAAACACTCCTCCAAGAGGAAATCTCGCGAAGTAGATGAGTCTGAATACCAAAGTGAA GATGTAGAAGAAGAGTCTGCAGGGGCAAGAAAACAATCTAATGCTAGAGGAGGCTCAGGTGCTAAGAGGACTAGAGCTGCGGAAGTGCATAATTTGTCTGAAAGA AGACGGAGGGATAGAATAAATGAGAAGATGCGAGCATTACAAGAACTCATACCCAACTGCAATAAG GTGGACAAAGCTTCAATGCTTGATGAGGCCATTGAGTATCTGAAGACTCTTCAGCTTCAAGTACAG ATTATGTCGATGGGAACAGGGATGTATATGCCTCCAATGATGCTACCTACCGGAATGCAACGTATGCCTGGACAACACATGCCGCACTTCCCACACATGGGTGTTGGGATGGGAATGGGAATGGGCATGGGTTTTGGGATGGGAATACTCGATATGGGCAGCGCTTCTTCGATGATGCAGGTGCCTCCAATGCATAACATGCAGTTCCCTTGCCCACCTCTTCCGGGACACAATAATTTTCCCACCATGCCTGGATCTAACCTTCAGATGTTTGGGCACCCTGGTCGAGGGATACCCATGCCAATGCCACATCCATCCTATGCCCCTCCATCTGAAGGCCCTTACGCAAAATCGGTTCCGGTGCCTGATGTCCCGAGAACTGCTACTCCTGCTGAAATTCCAGGACCAGCATCCACGTCAAGTTCCAAGGACATTAACTTACAAGTAATTCAGAATGCAAACGTCGAAAGCCAGCAGAACCCAAAGTCTCAG GACCAAGAAGCAGGAGATGGGTTTAAGCTGTCCACTCTGGCTCaaagaagcgatcaaagtccgcCTGTGGTGGCAACTGAGAAATCTACTCTTCCAACAGGAATGGGACCTTAG
- the LOC113358034 gene encoding transcription factor PHYTOCHROME INTERACTING FACTOR-LIKE 15-like isoform X1, protein MPNSSSHLHHHRFSNKLDSSSTATTQPTRMTYSSAAATDLDFPPENEFVELVCENGQIMMHGQSGSRNRKNLSVGGFSSPSSKKDAAGGGGDVVNSKIGSKFGNMDAAAANDFSAATGGPSSAHHHIGGLNQDDDIGPWLSYPLEDSMQHDYGSDFFSELTGVNLNSLSSSHQTHTAQSQNFGVVPFEIKNTSARYSQMITDSNLSTDTTTATRPRSSSINQLECHNSNSSPRPRASDFSSGDVNQASYRYSKQTPEAAGKVLIPKMQKQDQVPITSTPLGLMNFSYFSRPAALVKANLQGISVAPSAGLSSADRTGSKVKMSGFSSNPVESPLIDLTTSSKGVGGFQNPPVQIVSKVDIDPSTSNPAKELSSAEQSGAISREDASRSTELTDKILRQTSSFAASTNTERPDTDKSVEPPVASSSMCSGNSAGGTSNDYKHSSKRKSREVDESEYQSEDVEEESAGARKQSNARGGSGAKRTRAAEVHNLSERRRRDRINEKMRALQELIPNCNKVDKASMLDEAIEYLKTLQLQVQIMSMGTGMYMPPMMLPTGMQRMPGQHMPHFPHMGVGMGMGMGMGFGMGILDMGSASSMMQVPPMHNMQFPCPPLPGHNNFPTMPGSNLQMFGHPGRGIPMPMPHPSYAPPSEGPYAKSVPVPDVPRTATPAEIPGPASTSSSKDINLQVIQNANVESQQNPKSQQDQEAGDGFKLSTLAQRSDQSPPVVATEKSTLPTGMGP, encoded by the exons ATGCCAAATTCATcttctcatcttcatcatcaccgtTTCAGCAACAAACTTGATTCATCATCTACAGCAACAACACAACCCACTCGGATGACttattcttctgctgctgctactgatcTTGATTTCCC ACCTGAGAATGAATTCGTGGAgttagtgtgtgaaaacggtcaAATTATGATGCACGGCCAATCAGGTAGTAGGAACAGGAAGAATTTATCTGTTGGTGGTTTTTCATCTCCTTCATCTAAGAAAGATGCagcaggaggaggaggagatgttGTCAATTCAAAGATTGGTAGTAAGTTTGGTAATATGGATGCTGCCGCCGCCAATGATTTCTCGGCCGCGACTGGAGGGCCTTCTTCGGCACATCATCACATTGGGGGATTGAATCAAGATGATGATATTGGTCCATGGTTGAGTTATCCTCTTGAAGATTCTATGCAACATGATTATGGTTCAGATTTCTTCTCTGAATTGACTGGGGTCAATCTCAATTCCTTGTCTTCCTCTCATCAGACTCACACGGCTCAGTCTCAGAATTTTGGTGTGGTTCCATTTGAAATTAAGAATACTAGTGCTAGATATTCTCAGATGATTACGGATTCCAATTTGTCCACTGACACCACCACAGCAACTAGGCCTAGGAGCAGTAGTATCAATCAGTTAGAATGCCATAATTCGAATTCATCTCCTCGACCAAGAGCTTCAGATTTCAGCAGTGGTGATGTTAACCAGGCATCTTATAGATATTCAAAGCAGACACCAGAAGCAGCAGGTAAAGTGCTTATCCCGAAGATGCAGAAGCAAGATCAAGTTCCCATCACTAGTACTCCTCTGGGTTTGATGAATTTTTCCTACTTTTCGCGCCCTGCTGCACTTGTTAAAGCCAATCTTCAGGGCATCAGCGTTGCACCCAGTGCAGGTTTATCCAGCGCAGATAGGACAGGAAGTAAGGTTAAGATGTCTGGTTTTAGTAGCAACCCTGTCGAGTCCCCTCTCATTGACTTGACGACTAGTTCCAAAGGTGTTGGAGGATTCCAAAATCCACCAGTTCAGATTGTAAGCAAGGTGGATATTGATCCATCAACCAGTAACCCTGCTAAGGAATTGTCCTCTGCTGAGCAGTCTGGGGCAATCTCTCGAGAAGATGCCTCTAGGAGTACTGAGTTGACAGATAAAATTCTTCGTCAAACGTCGAGTTTTGCGGCAAGTACAAACACAGAAAGGCCAGACACTGATAAGAGTGTGGAACCACCGGTTGCATCTTCTTCGATGTGCTCGGGAAACAGTGCTGGAGGAACTTCTAATGATTACAAACACTCCTCCAAGAGGAAATCTCGCGAAGTAGATGAGTCTGAATACCAAAGTGAA GATGTAGAAGAAGAGTCTGCAGGGGCAAGAAAACAATCTAATGCTAGAGGAGGCTCAGGTGCTAAGAGGACTAGAGCTGCGGAAGTGCATAATTTGTCTGAAAGA AGACGGAGGGATAGAATAAATGAGAAGATGCGAGCATTACAAGAACTCATACCCAACTGCAATAAG GTGGACAAAGCTTCAATGCTTGATGAGGCCATTGAGTATCTGAAGACTCTTCAGCTTCAAGTACAG ATTATGTCGATGGGAACAGGGATGTATATGCCTCCAATGATGCTACCTACCGGAATGCAACGTATGCCTGGACAACACATGCCGCACTTCCCACACATGGGTGTTGGGATGGGAATGGGAATGGGCATGGGTTTTGGGATGGGAATACTCGATATGGGCAGCGCTTCTTCGATGATGCAGGTGCCTCCAATGCATAACATGCAGTTCCCTTGCCCACCTCTTCCGGGACACAATAATTTTCCCACCATGCCTGGATCTAACCTTCAGATGTTTGGGCACCCTGGTCGAGGGATACCCATGCCAATGCCACATCCATCCTATGCCCCTCCATCTGAAGGCCCTTACGCAAAATCGGTTCCGGTGCCTGATGTCCCGAGAACTGCTACTCCTGCTGAAATTCCAGGACCAGCATCCACGTCAAGTTCCAAGGACATTAACTTACAAGTAATTCAGAATGCAAACGTCGAAAGCCAGCAGAACCCAAAGTCTCAG CAGGACCAAGAAGCAGGAGATGGGTTTAAGCTGTCCACTCTGGCTCaaagaagcgatcaaagtccgcCTGTGGTGGCAACTGAGAAATCTACTCTTCCAACAGGAATGGGACCTTAG